In Serinus canaria isolate serCan28SL12 chromosome 4, serCan2020, whole genome shotgun sequence, the sequence TACTTGTATACATATGTCATCCATATGTGcagcagaagtatttttcttGCCAAAACCTATCAAAATAATCTAACagaattacttatttttaactcttcatgccaaaatattaaattgttCAAAAAGGTGTAGAATCCAAATGGGAAAACTTTGGGAAATTAATGTTACTTTTCTATAATTGTACAAACATAAATCTAAAATTgctaagaaaaggaaagcagtaaCTCTTGGTTTACTTATTCCCATGGTGTCATTTTCAGCATGGGTGTGGTTGAAATACCTCTTTTATATTGGATTCgtttttgcagattttttctTGGGAGCACTTTGCTTATAGTTAGGATTGCAACCAGCAATATTTCACTATAAAGCtgtatattttctctgtttaattgagaaaaatttgttttgtctgAAAATTTCCAGATGTATTATAACTACAGTACATCCCTGTGGAGTCTGGAGAAAATCAGTCATACTCTTTCCTTAAGGCTGGGTTTATCAGATTTTCTAATTCTAGTAAAACTAATATGTTCCTCCTAACATAAACTTTATGCTGATTCAAATGTCATAAACCTATTTCCATATTTATAAGATAATCATCTaattaaaaacttattttagtTGCTTTTGCTGCATGATATATATGCTGGGTCCAGTTCTCCATCTATTGAATTATGCTTCCTTGAAATCATGGGCCTTGTTCTGAATTCCCTTCCTGTGGAATtcagtgcaggcagcactggCCATGCTGATGGTCTTTGTGCCTCAGATAGGCTCTGATAGCTGTGAGGCATCACCATCAATCATAATTGTAAATTATGATTGGACTGCATTTTGCACTCATATTGTCCTTAATTTGCAGATGTATAAATGATTGTACAGCAGGGTGATAAACTGAATATCCAAGTGttcttttccatatttttcacagaaagcagCGCTTGTGTGACGCTAATAAATTAGGTGTCTAGTTAGAAAAATAATCTACTATTGTCTTCTATCAGACATCTCTCACTGCCAAATAAAATAATGGTTGTACAAGCATTGCCAGTTTGATTTGTGGTCAGGGCTTTGCACCTGTTCACTGCATAAAGAGCAGTGCTGCACTCACAGCCACGAATGCTGATGTGGGAGGAGGTGAGGCCATGGGTACAGGGTGCACAGGCTGATGTTCCACACATAACTGCTCTGCTGgttctgcagcctcagcagcacctTTGTGTCGGTGTGTCTGCTTGTaactttctttctctgttgtaACTTCCTTCATCTATCAAATACACAGAAACAACCTAGAAATTTCCACCTGCCTTGGTCATAACTAAACTGGGTTCAAGAGTTGTGCAACACAGACCTCTGACATTTAACATGATTGGAATAACTGTTAGGAATAGCAGGTCTCTGTACATCCGGGATGAATAAAAGACTGTCAGTTGTTGGAAAATAAGAGGACCCAATGAGAGATTGCCAGTCTTGACCTGTGTTGAATGCTGCAGAACACGTGATGTTTCCTGATATTTTTACAATGATTGTTGCTGCCACTGGTAAAATGGATTCCCCATTTCCTGTGTGGATTGATATGGTTTCTCACCAATGGACCTTGCTGTGCTCCTATCTGATAGAAGGAAGTGCCAGGTACTACCAGATATTTTATCTCCAGATGGGTGCAGGTGGTGTTTAAATCGCCTCTTAACCTCATTGACAAGAAAAGTAAATTTACCTTGTTACATGTCTTGTGTAAGCACCATGAATAGAAGTATAAACATGTTTTGCAACTTTCAAGTAAGTTTTTGAAATACTGACAGAATTAGTCGCTTCCTAGGTAACCACTATTCATCTCTACTTTTAATTCCACTTATCATACATCCAAAGGGTGGTAACAACAGCCTACTTTTACTACTCCTATTTAGCTGATAATCCATGAGGGGCCTTTTCCAGGCAACCTTTTCAAGTTCATTGATTTGCTGAATGCaaagttttcatcttgtgtGTGACTACATTTATTTCATTGTATTTGGCCATACTGAAATATAACTTCTGCTTTAATGGTGTGACTCAGTTTCATATAATTTACTCTGATTAGTGATTACTGTCCTGCCATTTTTGGGCACCCACAATTATCTTCAGCAAAAAGTTTATACTTTCTCATTTCTTATAAAGATAATAGATAGCATTTAAAGAATACCGAAGACACTTggaattaaactgaaaataccCACTGAATACTAACTATCTCCAAGTTTCCAGATCTTccagcttttaatttctttatatgTTTGATAGCTTTGTTCTAGGCTTTTAAGGCTGCTATTGAGTAGTCCTCAGCTAGTACAAATCTTCATGTACTTACTGTGAGGTTGGTTAGTTATGAATGCTATTTGTTGGTGTAAATATCAGATGGGACTCTTCTTGTGACCTGTGCAGTGGCATCCTGAAACAGTAATTCCTATTTTATTCCTCTCCCATCTGTTTTTAATGTATTGCCTGTCTTAAAATGACCAAAGATGATATTGCAGTGAATTGTTCAATTTTACTTTAATGTAATATACAAAATAGCCATTATTAATTGCAAgttaatacattttatataaaatCCAATGTACAGTATCTTAAATTTGTTTAAATAGTATTATAAATGTAGTTTTAAGGAAGAGTCAGTCCTGGAGTGATGCAGTCTTATGTCAATTACAGTTCATTTTGATATCCCTGCTGTTTGTTAAAAAATCCATCCTAGAGTCTAGAAACATCCTTACTCAGATTTGGTTCCAATCAAAGCAAGAATGAactcccagatttttttttcatttcagctttgttttcccAACACAAATGAATAAAATCCTGTGCTGGGGCCACCAGTTTGAATGTCATTTGCCATCTGCTTCAGAGCTCATCATCATCTGATAAAGCATCAAGGTAATCTGTATCAACATATAAGAGAAATCCAGAAAACAAACTGTCTGCCCACGTTGGATCAGAAAAGAGACCATTTTGGTCAGTGTAGAAGATTTCAAGCCATACTTCATCTTCTGGCTGAAGGTAGATCACCGTGGATCCAGAAGCGACGTCGTGGTTGCCGGTGTTGGCGTCGAACGTCTTGATCCGGTACTTGCCATTGTGAACCAGCCCAATGGCAAGGTGCTTGTTTGCTAAGGTGATGtcataagaaaaataataaatcccCGGGATGGCACAAATGAACTTTCCTGTGGATGGATTGTAGTGCTCCCCCTCGTTGAAGAGGACTTTATTGAATACAATTGGTAGTCTTTCCTCTGGGTAGCTCGTGGTGATGCCAACAGAAAAGGCAGATTTCAGCACTATCTTTCCACACTTGCAGACCCCTGGTGCTCCTGGCTCTCCTCGGTCTCCTCTATCTCCCTTAGGTCCAGGTGGTCCAGCTGGACCTACTTCACCTTTGGCACCAGTCAATCCTCCAGGTCCTTTCTTACCAGACTCACCTTGGTCTCCTTTCTCTCCAGCTGGTCCTAATGGCCCAGTCTTTCCTCTTAAAccttcaaaaacattttaagttaGTTAATTGTTGCACATATCACCTCAGTAAATGATTGTGTGGGCTACTGTGTGCGCCtgaacaaacaagaaaaacgTGGTCAGAATTTCAAAATACTCTAGAAATACTTCCACAATTTTCTAGTAAGTTTGCAAAAGGAATGCCAGTAATTCCTATTTATCTTCTTGTGTCTTGATTACACATTAAAGAATGTTATAGGTAATCAATCTATTACTGCCTGAACTACCAGGCACGACtgatggcagggacagcagcatgACTATCCACATAGTGATACTTGTGCACtaaatatttcctaaaaataGAACATTTTTAGTGCATACCTAAGAACCTGCTAATCTTTTATGCCTGGCTAATAGCACAGGTGGGACTATTTATTTGAGACCACTCATGCTTCattctttccaatttttttcttagcattTGTGTGACAAAAGGTTGCgtatttacatttctttacACTGATAAATGTGCATACTCTCactatatttatatatcatCACACTTCATCCCACACAGGCACATACACACACTCatcataataaataaataaataatatatacatagtacatatatatatatatatatatatatatacacacacacacctatatatagatagatatagatatagatatagatgtaTAACAGTGATGATGACAGGTCTTGCTTTCTTGTACTACTGTGTTAGTTTACACAAATATTCAATACCTGCACTccctttttcacctttttctcccttcctgccaTCTCTACCATCTCTTCCTGGAAGACCAATGCGTCCATGTGGCCCTGGGGATCCGCTGGCTCCAGGGGGTCCAGCAGGGCCTGGCAAACCTGGGATGCTGCAGATATATCTGGTGTAGTAATTTTCTCCTTTGGTCTGGCTTTGAAGAGGTTGTTCACTTGTGTAGATGGCAAAACTTGTAATGTACAGCAACACAAACAtcctcagagctggaaaaaaaaaattagtaag encodes:
- the LOC103824290 gene encoding complement C1q tumor necrosis factor-related protein 7 isoform X4 — encoded protein: MFVLLYITSFAIYTSEQPLQSQTKGENYYTRYICSIPGLPGPAGPPGASGSPGPHGRIGLPGRDGRDGRKGEKGEKGSAGLRGKTGPLGPAGEKGDQGESGKKGPGGLTGAKGEVGPAGPPGPKGDRGDRGEPGAPGVCKCGKIVLKSAFSVGITTSYPEERLPIVFNKVLFNEGEHYNPSTGKFICAIPGIYYFSYDITLANKHLAIGLVHNGKYRIKTFDANTGNHDVASGSTVIYLQPEDEVWLEIFYTDQNGLFSDPTWADSLFSGFLLYVDTDYLDALSDDDEL